From the Pongo pygmaeus isolate AG05252 chromosome X, NHGRI_mPonPyg2-v2.0_pri, whole genome shotgun sequence genome, one window contains:
- the LOC129024709 gene encoding mitochondrial import receptor subunit TOM40 homolog: MGNVLAASSPPAGPPPPPAPALVGLPPPPPSPPGFTLPPLGGSLGAGTSTSRGSERTPGAATASASGAAEDGACGCLPNPGTFEECHRKCKELFPIQMEGVKLTVNKGLSNHFQVNHTVALSTIGESNYHFGVTYVGTKQLSPTEAFPVLVGDMDNSGSLNAQVIHQLGPGLRSKMAIQTQQSKFVNWQVDGEYRGSDFTAAITLGNPDVLVGSGILVAHYLQSIMPCLALGGELVYHRRPGEEGTVMSLAAKYTLNNWLATVTLGQAGMHATYYHKASDKLQVGVEFEASTRMQDTSVSFGYQLDLSKANLLFKGSVDSNWIVGATLEKKLPPLPLTLALGAFLNHRKNKFQCGFGLTIG; this comes from the coding sequence ATGGGGAACGTGTTGGCCGCCAGCTCGCCGCCCGCAGGGCCGCCACCGCCGCCTGCGCCGGCCCTCGTGGGGCTGCCGCCACCTCCGCCCTCGCCGCCGGGCTTCACGCTGCCGCCGCTGGGAGGCAGCCTGGGCGCCGGCACCAGTACGAGTCGAGGTTCGGAACGGACCCCCGGGGCTGCAACCGCCAGCGCCTCAGGGGCCGCCGAGGATGGGGCCTGCGGCTGCCTGCCCAACCCGGGCACATTCGAGGAGTGCCACCGGAAGTGCAAGGAGCTGTTTCCCATTCAGATGGAGGGTGTCAAGCTCACAGTCAACAAAGGGTTGAGTAACCATTTCCAGGTCAACCACACAGTAGCCCTCAGCACAATCGGGGAGTCCAACTACCACTTCGGGGTCACGTATGTGGGGACAAAGCAGCTGAGTCCCACAGAGGCGTTCCCTGTACTGGTGGGTGACATGGACAACAGTGGCAGTCTCAACGCTCAGGTCATTCACCAGCTGGGCCCCGGTCTCAGGTCCAAGATGGCCATCCAGACCCAGCAATCGAAGTTTGTGAACTGGCAGGTGGACGGCGAGTATCGGGGCTCTGACTTCACAGCAGCCATCACCCTGGGGAACCCAGACGTCCTCGTGGGTTCAGGAATCCTCGTAGCCCACTACCTCCAGAGCATCATGCCTTGCCTGGCCCTGGGCGGAGAGCTGGTCTACCACCGGCGGCCTGGAGAGGAGGGCACTGTCATGTCTCTAGCTGCGAAATACACATTGAACAACTGGTTGGCAACGGTAACGTTGGGCCAGGCGGGCATGCACGCAACATACTACCACAAAGCCAGTGACAAGCTGCAGGTGGGTgtggagtttgaggccagcacAAGGATGCAGGACACCAGCGTCTCCTTCGGGTACCAGCTGGACCTGTCCAAGGCCAACCTCCTCTTCAAAGGCTCTGTGGATAGCAACTGGATCGTGGGTGCCACGCTGGAGAAGAAGCTCCCGCCCCTGCCCCTGACACTGGCCCTTGGGGCCTTCCTGAATCACCGCAAGAACAAGTTCCAGTGTGGCTTTGGCCTCACCATCGGCTGA